In the genome of Bosea sp. BIWAKO-01, the window TCGCCGGTCACGAAGCCGGCAGATTCCAGGAACATCACGGCATCCACGATATCCCTGATCTCACCCATGTGCTTCACGGGATGGAGCGCAGCGAGAAATTCATGCGTCTGCGGCGCATGCATGGGGGTCTTGATCACGCCCGGGGCAACCGCATTCACCCGGATACCCTTCGTGGCATATTCGATCGCCAGTGACTTGGTGGCCGAGTTGATGCCGCCCTTGGTGAGATTGGCGAGAACGCTCGGCACGCTGCTGTTCGCCTGATCGGCGAGGCTCGTGGTGATGCTGACGATATGGCCGGAACCCTGCTTGAGCATTTCCGCCGCAGCACGCTGCGTGATGTGGAAGAAGCCGGCGAGGTTGATCGCGATCTTGTTGTTGAAGTCCTCGGACGAATAGTCCGTGAACGCCTTGGCGACAAAGATGCCGGCATTGTTCACCAGCGTGTCGACCCGGCCGAAGCGGGACATCGCTTCCCGGATCACCGCTTCGGCGGTTGACGGGTCGGCGATATCGCCGGGAACCGCAACTATGTCCTGATCGCCGGTCTGCTTGATCGAGCGCGAGGTTGCGACAACCCGGTAGTTTCGATCGCGGAACGCCTTGACCAGACCGGCGCCGATGCCTTGCGATGCGCCGGTAACGATCGCGACTCTCTGTTCGTTGCTCATGATGATCCTCGCTGATGTTCACCAGCCTGCGTTACTGCGGCTGGCAGCCCGTCCGGGGCTGTTGCGCAATATTTGAGGGATCCGGAGCGAGAGCTGAATGGTTGCTGTCGGGCAGGCATTCTTCCGCCGGGCGGAAGAATGCCGACACATTTTAAGGTTCGAGCGGGCCGGCTTCGGACGAGAGCCGTGCAAACTCCGCACGCAGGCGCGGGACCGCAAAATCAAGGAAGGCCCGAACCTTGGGAACCGACGGGCGCCCTTGCGGCGTGAGAAGGTGGACAGGCATGGCCGGGGGCTCGGCATGCTGCAGCAGACGTTGCAACGAGCCGTCGTGGACACGTTCGGCGACGTGGTAGGTGTAGAGCCGGGTCACGCCGAGCCCGCCGACCGCCGCACCGAGCGCAGCGCGAACGCTGTTGACGATCAGGCATGGCTTGAACTGGACTGATCTGGCGATGGAACTTCCCGCTGCTGGCGGAAAGACCCAGGCATCGCGCCCGAAATGCGTCGTGGTCACGATGCGATGCTGGGCGAGATCGGCCGGCTCGTCGATGCGAGGATGCTGGGCGAGATAGCGTGGGGACGCGACGACCACACGTTTCACGTTGCCGCCGACGCGCACGGCCATCTGGGAAGAGTCCGGCAACTCGGCGACGCGCAGCGCGACATCAATTCCCTCCTCGACCAGATTGGCGTTGCGATCGAGCAGGACGAGATTGACCGTTACAGCCGGGAAGGTGTCGAGATAGGCATCGATGATCGGACGCAGAATCTCCTCGCCGCTGATCGGAGGCGCAGTGATCGTCAGGGTTCCCCGCGGAGCTGCGTGTTCGCCCCCCGCAACGGCCTCTGCTTCCTGCAGATCGACAAGCACGCGGCGGCAGGCGACGGCGTAGCGCTCGCCGATCTCGCTGAGCTTGATCGTCCGTGTGGTTCGGTGGAGCAGTGCGGCTCCGACCTGCTGCTCAAGAAAAGCGATGGCCCGACTGACCGCTGCCGGAGACCGGCCGAGCTGACGCCCCGCTCCAGCGAGGCTTCCCTCGTCCAGGGCGGCGATAAACACTCTCATCGCCTCGATGCGATCCATGCACCATCAACAGTCCTGCGGAATGTCCAGAGTCAGGTATTCCCCGGCCGAGTTCAAGCCCGGCCGACGGGGGCGATGGCCGCGGCGAAGGTCGCAGGTTCTTCCTGCGTAGGGCTCTCCGAAGCCTCATCGCGGTGCGCGAGCAGCCCGCTGAGTTTGCAAAGTCGCGTGCATAGTTTTCATAGCTGGCCCGGCCGCACTCGGCGGCTCGCAATGTGCCGCTGAGGGGGAGGTTAGCCGAGAAGCTTGACGAGTTCCTGCGCAGCGGCGGTCGACGAGGCGGGGTTCTGGCCGGTGATCAGGCGGCCATCGACGATCGCGAAGCTCTGCCAGTCAGCTGCTTTTTCATAGCGTCCCCCGAGGCGCTTCAGTTCGTCCTCGACGAGGAACGGCACGACGTTGGTGAGCTGGACGGCCTCCTCCTCGGAGTTGGTGAAGCCCGTGACGCGCTTGCCCTTGACGATCGGCTGCCCCTGATAGGTTACCCGGTGCAGTACGCCCGGCGCGTGACAGACGGCGGCGACGGGCTTGCCGGCATTGTAGAACGCCTCGATCAGCGCAATCGAAACCGGATCCTCGGCAAGGTCCCATAACGGACCATGACCACCGGGATAGAAGACGGCGTCGTATCCTGTCGTCGTAACATCACCGAGCTTGGCGGTGTTTGCCAGAACCTGCTGCGCAACGGGATCCTTCTTGAACCGCGTCATGGCATCGGTCTGGTTGCCGGGCTCATCGCTCTTGGGGTCAATCGGTGGCTGGCCACCCTTTGGCGAGGCAAGGGTGATCTCGGCGCCAGCGTCCTTGAAGACGTAGTAGGGCGCTGCGAATTCCTCGAGCCAGAAGCCGGTCAGCTTGCCGGTATCGCCAAGCTGATCATGTGACGTCAGCACCATCAGGATCTTCATCTTCGCAACTCCCTCGGTTGAACAACACGCGACTGAACGGGCTCAGACGGATGACCTCCGGGGCGCGGGGCCTGAAAATGAAACCGGGACGCCTGCGGGCTCTCGCCCACCAGCCGATACGCGATGAGGATCATGGCCGGGCGGGAGAGCTTTACTCGCAACCCGACGTCGCCCGATCATAGCACGAATGGCCGAGATGGCTTCGGCGCCGCGCTAACCTGCTACGCGTGCATTGCGCCGGATGGCCTGTGGCGGCTGGCCATAGTTTCTCAGGAAGGCACGCCGCATCCGCTCCCGGTCGGCGAAACCGGTTTGCTCGGCGATGGCCTCGACAGGGTGGCCGGTCTGCTCCATCAACAGGCGCGCGGCTTCGACCCGCAGGTTCTCGACCGCCTTGGCCGGCGACTGGCCGGTCTCCGCGCGAAAGGCACGGCTGAACTGGCGGGGGCTCAGCCTGGCGGCGTCGGCGAGATCCTCGACGCTCAGGCGCGACTGGAGATTGCTCCTGGCATAGTTGAGTGCCGACTGAACGCGGTCCGACTTGGCGTCCATGTCGAGCAAGGCGGAATGCTGCGACTGGCCCCCGGCGCGCCGGTGATAGACAACGAGCTTTCGCGCCGTCAGGCGTGCGACTTCGGGGCCGAGATCTTTCTCGATCATGCCGAGGGCGAGATCGATGCCGGCGCTTGCGCCGGCTGATGTCCAGATCGGACCATCGACGATGAAGATGCGGTCGGGATCGACCTTGATCCGGGGATAGCGCGCGGCGAGGTCCCTGGAGCTTGCCCAATGGGTTGTGGCCTGGCGTCCGTCCAGCAAGCCAGCCTGGGCCAGCACGAAAGCGCCAGTGCAGATCGAAGCGACGCGGCGTGCCTTGGTCGCCGACCGGCGCACGAAGTCGACCATCGCAGCCGACACTTCCGATCCCGCGAGATCGCCACCGAAGATCATGGTGTCATAGGGCGCATCGTCGAAGGTTCCGGTCTCCAGCATCAGGCCGAGCGAGCTCTTCACCGCTCCTCCGCTCTGCGACATCACCCGGACGTCATAGAAGGCGCTGGGTACCGAGAGATTGGCGAACTCGAAGGCCGAGAGCGCAGCGAAACTCATCAGCTGGAAGCCGGGCGAAACGACGAAACCCATCCGATGCATGGCACGCTCCGATCAGGTCATTGATGTCCTGAAAGGTGGTATAAATGACATTTGAGACATGAGCAAGCAGGTCTAGCTTCCTCGCCATGGAGCCCCGCTGGGGGCAATGGAGATGAAGCAATGAGCCAGGGATTCAAGGGTTTCGCACTGGTGACCGGCGCCTCGTCCGGTATTGGCGCGATCTACGCCGAGCGTCTCGCACGCCGTGGCCACGATCTCATTCTCGTGGCGCGCAATGCCGAACGGCTGCACAAGCTGGCCGACAGGATTGCAGCTGAAACGGGCCGCAAGGTCGAGGTCATCGCTGCGGATCTCGGCAAGCGCGACGATCTCGCCAGGGTAGAGACGGAACTGAGGAGCAATCGGCGAATCACTACGTTGGTCAACAACGCCGGTGTCGGTGCGACGGCTCCGCTCCTGCAGTCGGACATCGACAAGATGAGCGACATGATTGCTCTGAACGTCGACGCCTTGATGCGCCTGACTTACGCCGCAGTGCCCGGATTCGTCGAGCGCGGCGGCGGCACGATCATCAATATCGCTTCGATCGTCGCCGTCGCGCCGGAGCGCCTGAACGGCGTCTATGGTGGCTCCAAGGCCTTCGTCCTGGCCTTCAGCCAGTCCTTGAAGCACGAGCTGTCGGACAAGGGCGTGCGGGTTCACGTCGTGCTGCCGGGAGCGACGGCCACCGACTTCTGGGAGATCGCCGGAAAGCCGGTCGAGCACCTGCCGAATGAGATCGTGATGACGGCCGCGGCGATGGTCGACGCGGCCTTGGCCGGCCTGGATCTGGGTGAGTTCGTCACCGTGCCGTCCCTGCCGGATGTGGCTGACTGGAATGCCTTTGAGGCAGGACGGCAGGCGCTGCTGCCCAATCTTTCCCGCGCCGAACCGGCTGCTCGCTATGGCGTCCGGCCCGAAGCGGCGTAAGCTCCCCGTCGGGCGGCCGGTCGAAGCGCGACACATGTCACGCCTGGATCTCTGTCATTTCAGGCGCCTGGAGGTGTGTCGCAACTCTCACTCATCTGAATGGAAGGAGTTCGACATGAGCGATACTCAACTGCGCAGCGAAACTGCAGACAAGAGCCTCGGAGCCCTGGCGGCCGACCTGAAGCTTGAGGTCGTCAGCATCCCCGTTGCGGATGTCGATCGCGCCAAGCGCTTCTACGGTGGCTTGGGCTGGCGCCTTGATGCCGACATTGCAGGCGACAATTTCCGGGTCATCCAGGTCACGCCTCCAGGCTCGCCCGCTTCTGTCATTTTCGGCAAGGGCAACACGGTGGCCCCCTATCTCATCGTCTCCGATATCGTGGCGGCGCGCGCTGCGCTCGCCGCTCGCGGAGCCGAGGTGAGCGAGGTCTACCATTACGGCGAGCAGGGAGACCGCCGCAGCGGGCCCGAGCCGACACGGCGCAGCTACGCGTCGTGGCTCTCGTTCAAGGACCCGGACGGCAATGAATGGCTGCTGCAGGAGGTCACCCATCGTCTGCCCGGACGGGTCGAGGCGGGTGATACAAGCTTCGCCTCATCCAGGGAGCTCGCAGCCACGCTCCGGCGTGCGGCGGCCGCGCATGGAGAGCACGAGAAGCGGAACGGCGGGCAGCATGATGAGAACTGGCCGGACTGGTATGCCGAATACATCGTGCAGGAGCAGGCCGGCAAACCGCTGCCGACATAGGGATCGGCTGCGACGTCTGTAGTGCCTCGGCGAGCCCGGTCGGCAGGGCTAGGCTGCCTGAAGCGAACGATCTGCACGTGGCACATGTCGAGCAGGAGAATTGGTCTCCTGCTCGACATGTTGCGTGTCAGTACAAGGGCACGGCACCAGTGCCCGGCAAGCTGGGTGGCCAAGACTCGTTTGAAGGGAGTTCAGTGGCATGGCGACGGCAGGTCAGCGCGCGGCGTCGGCTCTAAATCTCACTCTCACCTCGTTTCAATTCCCAGGTGAGAATCGCCAGTGCGAGCCGTTCGAGTTCAAGCTCCGTCATGGGATCTCGAGCCGCGGCGGCGTGGATTTCACCAGCCCGCGCACAGGCACGAAGGTAATCAGCCTCCGAACTCAACACGATCGGGCGGCGGCCAGGAAACTCGGGAGCGCGGTTTCTCCTGCGCTCAGGTCGCTCGTCACACATGCCAGATCATCGTCGCGCTACTGACCGCCATCGATCACTATCCACGAATGCCGTCACCGGGCGGCGAGGGGTTAGGCTCATTGTGGCCGTTGACAGCCCTGCGTTGCGGTCGTTGGGCGGCTTCGTTGATCGAGCACTAGCCGCGCGGCACTGCATCATGATGCCGATGGTCGCCCTTGGCCTTCGCCAGTGAAACGGGAACGACTGCGCTTCAGTCGCGCAGTCCCGACGCGATCGGGTTGGCGAACGAGGCGATCGCCGGCAGCAGGCTGAGAACGGTGCCGACGACGAACAGCAGGCCGATCTGCAGGAATTCAGGCTTGTCCAGCGAGATCGTGAGGCGAAGGCCGGTCTGCGCCTCGATCAGGCCTGACAGGACGCCGGCAGCAGCACCACCCAGCAACAGCCCGGCGATACAGCCGAGCGCCATCAGCAGGGCTATTCCGAGCCAGATCACGAGCAGGACGTAGAGCCGGGGTGCGCCCATGGCACGCAATACGGCGTAGCGCCGCCGCCGCAACCCGGTCACCGCAATCAGCAGCAGAAGGATCGAGGCCAGCACCAGCGTCGCGTTCAGCGTGGAAGCGAAGACAAGCACACCGCGCGCGTCGCCGAGCGAGCGATAGATCCCGACCAGGACTTCGGCGGGAAAGAACGCCATCGTCCCGCCCTGGCGATACTGGCTGCGCAGGGCATAGGCCCCGGCGACGCTGCGCGGCTTGACGACGATCGCGGGCACGCCGGGCACGGGGGCGCCATCGAAGGGCGGCCCGATCGTCTCGGTTCCCGCGGCGTGTCCATTGCCGAGCCCGTGAACCTCCCAGACGCTCTCGATCGGTACCAGGATCGCGCGGTCCCAGGGCGATCCGAGCGGGGGTAGGCGTCCGACGATGGTGTAGTCGTGGCCGGCATGGCGATGTCCGGCCTCGTCTTCATCCGCCTCACCCGGTTTGTGAGTCTGGCCCGCAACACCATGCGACGGCGTGATGCTCTCGCCGAGCCGATAGTCGACATCGGCGCCGATCAAGGCTTCACCTTCCCCTGCGAAGAGGCGCCCCTCGCTCGGTGCGACGCGGCCCCAGCGTGTGGCAAAGGCCGCGGTCGTGCCGATAATGGGATAGCCACGGGTGACGTCGCCGAAGGCGATCGGCGCGAAGGCGGCAACACGCTCGTCCCGGGCCAGCGACTGCAGGACGCTTCCGTCCATCAGCGGGATCGCGTCGAGCTGCAGATAGACCGTCGACATCAGCAACTGGGTCTGGCTGCCGGGCGCGCCGATGAGCAGGGCGAAATCATCCGCCGCAGCGGCCGAACTCTGCCGCAGCGCCCGCTCCTGCGCGCCGATCGCCACGCCGACTGCGACCGCCAGCGCTATCAAGGCGACAATCGCGGCCGCCGTCCAACGCAAGGCGCGAAGATCGGCAAGGACCATTGCGAAGGGGTTCATGCGGCCAGCTCCGCGACCGGAGACGCAGCCTTGATGTCGAGCCGGTGCTTCATCCGCGCCAGGAGCGCGGCATCATGCGTGGCGCAGATCAAGGTGGCGCCGGCCTCAACGGCCGCATCGACCAGCAAGGCGCCCACCTCATCGGCATGGGCCGCATCCAGACTGGCCGTGGGTTCGTCGGCGAGGATCATGGCAGGCCGCCGGCAAACCGCGCGGGCAATCGCGACCCGCTGCTGCTCGCCACGTGACAGAATGCCCGTCCGGCGGCGCAGGTCAGTGAGCCCCATGCGCGCGGCGACGGTCTCGGCATGCTCCCGTTCGGCCGGGCCAATCCTCCAGGATGAGAAGGTCGAGGGCAGCGTGATATTGGCAAGGATGTCGAGTTCCGGGATCAGGTGGAAATCCTGGAAGATGAAGCCGAGCGCCGAGAGGCGCCAGCGGTCGCGATTGCCAGGTGACAGGGAGGAGATCTCCGTCTCACCCCATGAGACCTTGCCCGTGCTCGGCACGATCAGTCCGGCAATCAGGTGCAGAAGCGAGGTCTTGCCTGAGCCCGAGGGACCGCGCAAACCGATATGAGCGCCGGAAGGCACTGTGAGTTCGGGAATGTCCAGCACGCGGAAAGGGCGCCCGTCGCCACCGCGATGGTCGAGCGTCACGTCTGAAAGCCGCAATATCCGAGCGGCGGGTCGTTCAGGCGAGTGTGAAGCGGGCATCGACGAGTCTGATCTGGCTGACGAAGCCGGTTTCCGGGTCCGTGGCCGAGCCAATCTCCAACCGACCGGACACGACGACCTTGCGGCCGGCGCTGACCATCGGCGTGATCTCCTTCATGAAGACGACGACGATGTCGACCGGCCAGTCGGCATCCGATTGACAGAACGGGCAGATCGCCAGCGGCTCGCGCGTGAGCACGAAGAAATGGCTTTCCGGCTTCAGTGGCGGCGCCATGTAGCCGGTCAGGCGCACCTCCTGTCCGCGCAGGGACGTGACGCGGTCGGAAAACTGGAAGCCGAGCACGCCGAAGGATTTGTAGAGGCCGTCGAAGGCGATCGTGGCGGGCTCCGCCGCACGGGCCTCCCTGCAAAGCAGGGCCACCGCGAGACCCATGAGGGTCACGCGGCGGGTGGTCAGCATCTCGTGGCGTTGCCGTTGCATCGCTCGTCCCTGTCGGCGGGTCGCCGGCTTACTTGCCGCCTGACTTACTCGCCGCCCAGCGCCAGCGCTTCCGCCATGACGCGGAAGACATAGGTGTTGGGCTTATGGCCGCGAAACTTCTCGGCGCCCGGGCCCATCGCGGTCAGGATCACGTCGTCGGCGGCGTGGACGCCGCTATTGGCGTCGAAGGGCA includes:
- a CDS encoding SDR family NAD(P)-dependent oxidoreductase; this translates as MSNEQRVAIVTGASQGIGAGLVKAFRDRNYRVVATSRSIKQTGDQDIVAVPGDIADPSTAEAVIREAMSRFGRVDTLVNNAGIFVAKAFTDYSSEDFNNKIAINLAGFFHITQRAAAEMLKQGSGHIVSITTSLADQANSSVPSVLANLTKGGINSATKSLAIEYATKGIRVNAVAPGVIKTPMHAPQTHEFLAALHPVKHMGEIRDIVDAVMFLESAGFVTGEILHVDGGQSAGH
- a CDS encoding LysR family transcriptional regulator, whose translation is MDRIEAMRVFIAALDEGSLAGAGRQLGRSPAAVSRAIAFLEQQVGAALLHRTTRTIKLSEIGERYAVACRRVLVDLQEAEAVAGGEHAAPRGTLTITAPPISGEEILRPIIDAYLDTFPAVTVNLVLLDRNANLVEEGIDVALRVAELPDSSQMAVRVGGNVKRVVVASPRYLAQHPRIDEPADLAQHRIVTTTHFGRDAWVFPPAAGSSIARSVQFKPCLIVNSVRAALGAAVGGLGVTRLYTYHVAERVHDGSLQRLLQHAEPPAMPVHLLTPQGRPSVPKVRAFLDFAVPRLRAEFARLSSEAGPLEP
- a CDS encoding type 1 glutamine amidotransferase domain-containing protein, with amino-acid sequence MKILMVLTSHDQLGDTGKLTGFWLEEFAAPYYVFKDAGAEITLASPKGGQPPIDPKSDEPGNQTDAMTRFKKDPVAQQVLANTAKLGDVTTTGYDAVFYPGGHGPLWDLAEDPVSIALIEAFYNAGKPVAAVCHAPGVLHRVTYQGQPIVKGKRVTGFTNSEEEAVQLTNVVPFLVEDELKRLGGRYEKAADWQSFAIVDGRLITGQNPASSTAAAQELVKLLG
- a CDS encoding GlxA family transcriptional regulator, with translation MHRMGFVVSPGFQLMSFAALSAFEFANLSVPSAFYDVRVMSQSGGAVKSSLGLMLETGTFDDAPYDTMIFGGDLAGSEVSAAMVDFVRRSATKARRVASICTGAFVLAQAGLLDGRQATTHWASSRDLAARYPRIKVDPDRIFIVDGPIWTSAGASAGIDLALGMIEKDLGPEVARLTARKLVVYHRRAGGQSQHSALLDMDAKSDRVQSALNYARSNLQSRLSVEDLADAARLSPRQFSRAFRAETGQSPAKAVENLRVEAARLLMEQTGHPVEAIAEQTGFADRERMRRAFLRNYGQPPQAIRRNARVAG
- a CDS encoding SDR family oxidoreductase, whose product is MSQGFKGFALVTGASSGIGAIYAERLARRGHDLILVARNAERLHKLADRIAAETGRKVEVIAADLGKRDDLARVETELRSNRRITTLVNNAGVGATAPLLQSDIDKMSDMIALNVDALMRLTYAAVPGFVERGGGTIINIASIVAVAPERLNGVYGGSKAFVLAFSQSLKHELSDKGVRVHVVLPGATATDFWEIAGKPVEHLPNEIVMTAAAMVDAALAGLDLGEFVTVPSLPDVADWNAFEAGRQALLPNLSRAEPAARYGVRPEAA
- a CDS encoding VOC family protein, whose product is MSDTQLRSETADKSLGALAADLKLEVVSIPVADVDRAKRFYGGLGWRLDADIAGDNFRVIQVTPPGSPASVIFGKGNTVAPYLIVSDIVAARAALAARGAEVSEVYHYGEQGDRRSGPEPTRRSYASWLSFKDPDGNEWLLQEVTHRLPGRVEAGDTSFASSRELAATLRRAAAAHGEHEKRNGGQHDENWPDWYAEYIVQEQAGKPLPT
- a CDS encoding FtsX-like permease family protein → MNPFAMVLADLRALRWTAAAIVALIALAVAVGVAIGAQERALRQSSAAAADDFALLIGAPGSQTQLLMSTVYLQLDAIPLMDGSVLQSLARDERVAAFAPIAFGDVTRGYPIIGTTAAFATRWGRVAPSEGRLFAGEGEALIGADVDYRLGESITPSHGVAGQTHKPGEADEDEAGHRHAGHDYTIVGRLPPLGSPWDRAILVPIESVWEVHGLGNGHAAGTETIGPPFDGAPVPGVPAIVVKPRSVAGAYALRSQYRQGGTMAFFPAEVLVGIYRSLGDARGVLVFASTLNATLVLASILLLLIAVTGLRRRRYAVLRAMGAPRLYVLLVIWLGIALLMALGCIAGLLLGGAAAGVLSGLIEAQTGLRLTISLDKPEFLQIGLLFVVGTVLSLLPAIASFANPIASGLRD
- a CDS encoding ABC transporter ATP-binding protein — translated: MTLDHRGGDGRPFRVLDIPELTVPSGAHIGLRGPSGSGKTSLLHLIAGLIVPSTGKVSWGETEISSLSPGNRDRWRLSALGFIFQDFHLIPELDILANITLPSTFSSWRIGPAEREHAETVAARMGLTDLRRRTGILSRGEQQRVAIARAVCRRPAMILADEPTASLDAAHADEVGALLVDAAVEAGATLICATHDAALLARMKHRLDIKAASPVAELAA